Proteins from one Pyrobaculum neutrophilum V24Sta genomic window:
- a CDS encoding ACT domain-containing protein, translated as MLNREIYLIADGSGGRLGEFLVELNFDQPGILATLSNIFAEHDVNIVNIAIDGPRRHLHFITDLTVVSEEQLQEIVKQLQMFAFVKKVRHRISAAQIFVPRWIIHVINGKPAIAVEKELAAFLQDPQRLAEEMAKRDAKAVKELVASINAVVLEEALYLVQLRGFASVESTAVANGKLTARLCNLAQPLARRYLETFLRELGLQARIVDDGGVCLRLEA; from the coding sequence ATGCTTAACCGTGAGATCTACCTCATAGCTGATGGGTCCGGCGGGAGGCTGGGGGAGTTCCTGGTCGAGCTCAACTTCGACCAGCCGGGCATCTTGGCAACGCTCTCTAACATCTTCGCCGAACACGATGTGAATATTGTAAACATAGCTATAGACGGGCCGCGTAGGCACCTCCACTTTATCACGGATCTCACCGTGGTCTCGGAGGAGCAACTCCAGGAGATCGTGAAGCAACTCCAGATGTTTGCCTTCGTGAAAAAGGTGAGGCACAGGATATCGGCAGCTCAGATCTTTGTCCCGAGGTGGATAATTCACGTGATAAACGGCAAGCCCGCGATAGCGGTGGAGAAAGAACTTGCGGCTTTTCTCCAGGACCCCCAGAGACTCGCCGAAGAGATGGCGAAGAGAGACGCCAAGGCGGTGAAGGAGCTTGTGGCATCTATCAACGCGGTTGTGCTGGAGGAGGCCCTCTATTTGGTACAGCTTAGAGGGTTCGCCTCGGTAGAAAGCACAGCGGTAGCCAACGGCAAGCTCACCGCAAGGCTGTGCAACCTGGCGCAGCCGCTTGCCAGGAGGTACCTCGAGACCTTCCTCAGGGAGCTGGGCCTCCAGGCAAGAATCGTAGATGACGGGGGCGTCTGCCTCAGGTTGGAGGCCTAG
- a CDS encoding TIGR00269 family protein, with product MALCDRCGKRQAQYFRAASGEKLCLRCLFGSIERKVLDTIRRHRLIEPGDYVAVAVSGGKDSLVLLYMLGRFLQRGLLKDVKMEAFTINEGHPYSCFYRMAKRDYVRELAGKLGIEYNVYSFKDIFGVTAMELAENLSKRGHEVHMCTIDGVLRRRVMNIIGSRRGWTKIATAHNLDDEAQTVLMNVLMGNLSRFRWYGRHEDAEEKDLIPRIKPLKYVREEEVAIYAYYHGIPLMELECPYVVANPRYNLKFLLADMEREMPSVKYNLVSFGEKLSNALREPQGAKSLRRCKYCGAVSPRDICRVCELFEKAGLLDPYLAKTGARPPT from the coding sequence GTGGCGCTCTGCGACCGTTGCGGCAAGAGGCAGGCGCAGTACTTCCGGGCCGCCAGCGGGGAGAAGCTCTGCCTCCGTTGCCTATTTGGCTCCATCGAGAGGAAGGTGCTAGACACGATCAGGAGACATAGGTTGATAGAGCCGGGAGACTACGTCGCGGTTGCGGTGTCGGGGGGTAAAGACAGCTTGGTCCTCCTCTATATGCTGGGCAGGTTCCTGCAACGCGGTTTGTTAAAAGACGTAAAGATGGAGGCCTTCACCATCAACGAGGGGCATCCCTACAGTTGCTTCTACAGGATGGCTAAACGCGACTACGTGAGAGAGCTCGCAGGCAAACTCGGCATAGAGTACAACGTCTACAGCTTCAAGGACATCTTCGGAGTGACGGCGATGGAGCTCGCCGAAAACCTCTCGAAGAGGGGGCACGAGGTACATATGTGCACCATAGACGGCGTTTTACGACGCCGTGTTATGAACATCATAGGGAGCAGAAGGGGGTGGACGAAGATAGCTACGGCGCATAACCTTGACGACGAGGCGCAGACGGTGCTTATGAACGTCCTAATGGGGAACCTCTCGCGCTTCCGCTGGTACGGCCGCCACGAGGACGCGGAGGAGAAAGACCTCATCCCCCGCATAAAGCCCCTTAAATACGTCAGAGAGGAGGAGGTGGCGATATACGCCTACTACCACGGGATACCGCTTATGGAGCTGGAGTGTCCATACGTGGTAGCGAACCCGAGGTACAACCTGAAGTTCCTCCTCGCAGACATGGAGAGGGAAATGCCGTCGGTTAAGTACAACCTCGTCTCCTTCGGGGAAAAACTCTCCAACGCCTTGAGGGAACCCCAGGGAGCCAAGTCCCTGAGGCGGTGTAAGTACTGCGGCGCCGTCTCTCCCAGGGATATATGCAGGGTGTGCGAGCTTTTTGAAAAAGCCGGCCTCCTAGACCCCTACCTCGCCAAGACCGGGGCTAGGCCTCCAACCTGA
- a CDS encoding valine--tRNA ligase produces the protein MSHKLPTRWDIRWEEELIKTWEREGRFKTRISGAGQVFVIDTPPPYLSSNRPHIGQTASYAHFDMIARFLRMRGVDVVFPFYLDRNGLPIEVQVEKKYNIVAHEVPREKFLQLCKEELDKYEGEFVATLRRWGLSFDYWPQGTDSPEYRRMTQKTFVELWRKGLIYEAERPTPWCPRCRTALAEPEIEYKEEETSLNYIKFKVQETGEDIIIATTRPELLPATVAVIFHPEDERYKKLEGKHAVVPPEGQVVPILPHRAANPKFGTGLVMISTFGDTRDLMIVNELKLPTRIIIDEAGRIKTGRYAGLTVREARAKVIEDLKAEGLLVKQERLTHNVPVCWRCKTPLEIIVTRELFVKQVEFKDRLVELAHKMEFYPPEYRQVLIDWIRSLELDWPVSRRRYYATEVPIWWCVKPNGDRVPLVPKGGEYYVPWRDEPPPEVKEACRDGRLEGDTRVLDTWFDSSISWMYASGATKDFNVFPRAYPHSILRPQGYDIIRTWLYYALLRAYLLFGDVPFRHVRINGMGLDEKGEAMHKSKGNVIDLLLPVEKYGADPVRFWAAAAGRLGSDYRYNENMIREGKEFVTKVWNISRFVLSFPEPQSKPALTPVDKAVLARLYGVAKRAISAYSEFDVYEPAHALYNFIWHEFADHYIELVKSRAYNRDGSYTRDEQDAAVWTLYTVLKYSLKLLAPIMPFVTDKIWREAFGRSIHDERLEDPPEEWKEGDEKLFELIKKIDSAVWRYKNRRGMSLADPLDSVLYVPDAALQAAKDLKHMHKVREVRAGRGVEQIDDEGLVWLG, from the coding sequence GTGTCGCATAAGCTTCCTACGAGGTGGGACATCAGGTGGGAGGAGGAACTCATAAAGACTTGGGAGAGGGAGGGCAGGTTCAAGACCCGGATTTCGGGGGCCGGCCAAGTCTTCGTCATAGATACTCCGCCTCCCTACCTCTCCAGCAATAGGCCTCACATAGGCCAGACGGCGTCTTACGCCCACTTCGACATGATAGCGAGGTTTCTCAGGATGCGCGGCGTCGACGTTGTCTTCCCGTTCTACCTAGACCGGAACGGGCTCCCGATAGAGGTGCAGGTGGAGAAGAAGTACAACATAGTAGCCCACGAGGTGCCGCGGGAGAAGTTCCTGCAGCTGTGTAAAGAGGAGCTGGACAAATACGAGGGAGAATTCGTCGCAACTCTCAGGAGGTGGGGCCTCTCCTTCGACTACTGGCCTCAGGGCACGGACAGCCCGGAGTATAGGCGGATGACCCAGAAGACCTTCGTCGAGCTCTGGCGCAAAGGCCTAATATACGAGGCTGAGAGGCCCACGCCCTGGTGCCCCCGTTGCCGCACGGCGCTCGCGGAGCCCGAGATTGAGTACAAGGAGGAGGAGACCAGCCTCAACTACATAAAGTTCAAAGTCCAGGAGACAGGCGAAGACATAATCATAGCAACGACGAGGCCTGAGCTTCTGCCAGCCACAGTTGCCGTCATATTCCATCCGGAGGACGAGCGGTACAAAAAGCTGGAGGGGAAACACGCCGTCGTGCCGCCCGAGGGCCAGGTGGTGCCCATACTCCCACACAGAGCTGCCAACCCGAAGTTCGGCACAGGTCTCGTGATGATATCCACCTTCGGAGACACGAGAGACCTCATGATCGTTAACGAGCTGAAGCTACCGACTAGGATCATAATAGACGAGGCGGGGCGTATCAAGACCGGCAGATACGCCGGCCTCACGGTTAGGGAGGCCAGGGCTAAGGTCATCGAAGACCTCAAGGCGGAGGGCCTCCTGGTGAAGCAGGAGAGGCTGACCCACAACGTGCCGGTCTGCTGGCGTTGCAAAACCCCCCTGGAGATAATCGTCACTAGGGAGCTCTTCGTTAAACAGGTGGAGTTTAAGGACAGGCTTGTGGAGTTGGCGCACAAGATGGAGTTCTACCCGCCCGAATACCGCCAGGTACTCATAGACTGGATTAGGTCTCTGGAGTTGGACTGGCCTGTGTCCAGGCGCCGCTACTACGCCACAGAGGTCCCCATATGGTGGTGCGTTAAGCCAAACGGCGACCGCGTCCCGCTTGTGCCAAAGGGAGGCGAGTACTACGTGCCGTGGAGAGATGAGCCGCCTCCCGAGGTCAAGGAGGCGTGCAGAGACGGGAGGCTAGAGGGCGACACGAGGGTGTTGGACACTTGGTTCGACTCGTCCATCTCCTGGATGTACGCCTCGGGGGCGACCAAGGACTTCAACGTCTTCCCGAGGGCGTACCCCCACTCCATATTGAGACCCCAGGGCTACGACATAATTAGAACGTGGCTGTACTACGCCCTTCTTAGGGCCTACCTGCTGTTTGGAGATGTGCCCTTCCGACACGTGAGGATTAACGGCATGGGGCTAGACGAGAAGGGCGAGGCGATGCATAAGTCGAAGGGCAACGTCATAGACTTGTTGTTGCCCGTTGAGAAATACGGCGCCGACCCCGTGAGGTTCTGGGCCGCCGCGGCGGGGAGGCTGGGAAGCGACTACCGCTACAACGAGAACATGATTAGGGAGGGGAAGGAGTTTGTGACCAAGGTCTGGAACATATCGCGGTTCGTCCTCTCCTTCCCAGAGCCTCAGTCCAAGCCGGCGTTGACGCCAGTGGACAAGGCGGTGTTGGCCCGGCTGTACGGAGTTGCCAAAAGGGCGATCTCCGCGTACAGCGAATTCGACGTTTACGAGCCGGCCCACGCCCTCTACAACTTCATATGGCACGAGTTCGCCGACCACTACATAGAGCTGGTGAAGTCACGTGCCTACAACCGCGACGGCTCTTACACAAGGGATGAGCAAGACGCCGCGGTGTGGACCCTATACACGGTGCTGAAGTACAGTCTGAAGCTGTTGGCGCCAATCATGCCGTTTGTCACAGACAAGATCTGGCGTGAGGCCTTCGGGAGATCTATACACGACGAGAGGCTGGAGGACCCGCCGGAGGAGTGGAAAGAGGGCGACGAAAAGTTGTTTGAGCTCATCAAGAAGATAGATAGCGCGGTGTGGCGTTATAAAAACAGGAGGGGCATGAGCCTCGCGGATCCGCTCGACTCGGTGCTCTACGTGCCAGACGCCGCGCTACAGGCCGCCAAGGATCTGAAACACATGCACAAGGTGAGGGAGGTGAGGGCGGGCCGCGGGGTTGAGCAGATCGACGACGAGGGCCTCGTCTGGCTAGGCTAG